A region of the Phyllopteryx taeniolatus isolate TA_2022b chromosome 9, UOR_Ptae_1.2, whole genome shotgun sequence genome:
tgccacctacaggacgTGAGTGAAACAGCGTTGACGTTGAACAGGATGTGAGCGCTCAAATGGGTTTCGGGAAGCCGTTTAGCCgttcacatttgtttgaaatgtgAAGGAATTTCCCCCATAACGAATACTGGAAAATATTACGAATCCAAGTTTATCGAAGATAAGCTCATGTCACAGTCGAgcatatgactttattcttgtacaaTTACAGTTTTCTTCTCATAAGATTtactttttctgtaaaaaaaacaaacaaacaaaaaaaaactttcttgaCAAATTACAACTTAAATATCAGAAAATTCTTACACCCCCCTCTCCAAGAAATAGGACTAATTCTCGTAACATCGCTACTTTATTGTCGTAAAATTCCGACTAAATTCCCCCCCTCTAAAAAAAGAGTTGCACAATTACAACTTCATCATCATTGCAATTGTGACTCACAATATTTCACGTTTTCctccaaaaatgccattttattcttgtaagagtattactttttcatgaaaaatgactttgttCTTGATTTCATCTTTCTCTAAAAActacgactttattcttgtaggaTTGCAACAGTATTCGCGTGAAATTGCCCCTTTGTGCtatttttgtggggggaaattacgactttattctcataagttTACAACTATTCCTCCAAAAAATTGGACTCTAttcttttggattcaaactTTATTGTCCCTTGTAAATAATAACTTGAGTAATATTGtttttacttgaaaaaaatagaGAGAGCtgcgccttccctttccgctcccgagccagcatGCTCTCAGAAGTGGGTCTTcgacacggaggcaaccaatcagagcgaAGGGAGCGGTTTcggccaaatatggacaaagcggacacaaaactgggtcaaccAGAAGTcagggccttttctggacactcactcgtatgacaaaaccaaggtgtgttCTGccatgaaattgacacttttatactcagTCCAAATGAGAGAGTCACTCTATCGAGGTCTAAATAACCAAAACATAGGACCTTTAAAAATCAGTGAATTTGTTTCTGTCCACTTGAAGCGAACACACTGCGACATGTCACCGTTGCATGTGGTGCTTCGTCGTTTTGCAAAAGCTCTTACGCATGAAACTTGAATAgaataaaatcaaagaaaagaaaagaaaacaagcgCTCATGTTGTAAGACAAAGGAAGAGCGCTGACTTGGAACAAAAGACAGCAGTGGTAAGCAGATTGGCGCGCGGCGCGATAGCGACCGACATGCTTCCTTTAAACGCAAAATGAGTTTTTCACTTGTTGACTGACGGGAGCGAACAAAAGAAACGTCTGCACAGGAGATAAGCGCAAATGTGAACAATAATTGAGGCCCCTGAGGTCAGGGGGAAAACATTTCTTGCTTTGGCTTCCTTTCTGCTGCAATCATCATGAATTCAACTGCTAATTGTGCACCTTGCTTTAGTTTCTCTTCATGTTTTTCCATTACGAGAAAAAAGTCCGACTTTGTTCGAGAAAATGCTGAAATCATCCAAGAATACTCTCAGAGTTTTTATTGGAcgtaaaaaatgaaatttggaCGAACGTTTAACGTTTAACTCAGGCCACACCTCGGCCTGAGTCGATCGACGTAGGTTTAGTATTTTTAGGAGGGGggttttttctaaaaaaaaaaactgtgactttGAACTTGGAagagtttgacatttttcttttaaacaaatctttattcttgtaagagtacaagaaaaaaaaaacccagactgTTTTTAGCAACCTTTTCTTATTCTCATTAGATTGActtctttgagaaaaaaaaatgtactaatTCAATCTACGAAGCAACTGTATTCTTCTAAAATTACagttttcccccaaaaagtaCTCTAAACTCCTCGAAGATTACGCCGTTATTtgcataaaattacaatttattctTAACATACTCCAAAAATGATGACTTTACTctcgcgagactacgactttaTCTCAACGTTATTCTCATAACGTTTTTTCTGTtaaaattcaactttattcatatGAAATTATGATTTGTACATTTTGGTCTTTATTCTCACCAAATTTTGAATTCATGCTTGTACATTttggactttattctcatacaattacaactttattgtcacaTAATTACTACTGTTCACTTACATTGTCACTTTATTCTCTCAAaagttcaatttttttctttaaagacaatacaaatgtaatccttttttgttgattttcttgaaaaaaaaaaaaagaatattcccAGTTGATCATGAtttgttcttgaaaaataatgaaaagtgACTTCGTCCTGGTTAAATGAAGCCTTTATTTAAAGTCTATTCTATTCTCttgaggttttgttttgttccgaCTTTCATGAACAaaacgactttattctcataaattacCCTGTTGTATTATAGATTCTATTTTTATAtatagatactgtatgtatatagtgTGAACCTGAGGCCTGTGGCCTGTGGgaacaggaagaggaagaggaacaggaacaggaacaggaaGAAATTTGCAAGTGGTTTTCCGTGGCGCTCGGGACCAGACGCGGCATATGTCCGAGGCGATGATAAAACATTGAAGCGCTCTCATCAGAGGTGAGGCCGCATGAAAAATGGAGCAGCTTTTTCCACTTTTAGCTCCTCGtcgacaaacaaaaataccccCAAAAAGGGTGTCACTCAGTGAAAGTTCAAATGTGGCCAAATTATAAGCAAATAGTCCAAGACCTCGGTGTAGAGAGCACCAGAagattgacattttctttttctttggcttgatGTTATTAAGAATGTTTGAAAAatgaagggcggcacggtggccgactggttagagcgtcagcctcacagttctgaggtgcggggttcaatccccgtccccgcctgtgtggagtttgcatgttctccccgtgcctgcgtgggttttctccgggcactccggtttcctcccacatcccaaaaacatgcatgaattggagactctaaattgcccgtaggcatgactgtgagtgcgaatggttgtttgtttcgatgtgccctgtgattggctggcaaccagttcagggtgtaccccgcctcctgcccgatgacagctgggataggctccagcgcgcccgcgaccctagtgaggagaagcggctcagaaaatggatggatggatgaaaaatgaaGATTAAAATCCAGCACCGGTAATAAAGGTTTTCTGATGCTGACTCTGGAACGTATTAGTACACGTTATGTTCATTCTTATGGGGATTTGGTTGAAATTGAATGGAACTGGAATAGGAATATGTTTGACTTCCTCCCAATGTCTTATTCTTGCATATTGTACACTGGACAAAatattacagaaaaatgcatttttctcaGAAAACAAATGGATTAATACGATCATTTTActacaataaagttgtattgttATGAGAGGAAAAAATGAGAAGCTAGTAAAATAACACCATTCCCAAAAAGTATATTCTCGTCAGATTTTTTGGGAATGAAAATTGAATTCACAAACATCAACATCCATAAAACACTGAATGAACGAATGTACTTTATTCTGCTGTTAATTTCTTTCAAAATTCCATTTTATACGATGATGACTTATTTCtaaataataattagaattacaacattttcaaaaaggcGAATCCCCGTAgaattgtgactttattctcgtaaaatgtTCGATTTTTCAGTGTTGATGAGAAAGTAGGGGACCTATAAGTCAGCCTTGGGGGACACCATGTTTCAAATTCTACAGTAGCTCACTGATGAGCATTCACTCAttccttaaattcttctgtggGATTAATCAATATCAATCAATgaatcaatctatctatctaaatgacaactttatacttgtaaaattacaactttttctacAACTAACCCTTCTTGAAGGATTTCAACATTATTCTTGTAAAGTTACAACTCTTACTTGAAAAATGACGACTTTTATCTCGTAGGTGGGatattgaaaaagtaaaatatcattgaaataaaatctaCATCAAGGCCAAAATGTGACTTTCCTGGATGTTCGGCAGCCTGCGTCCCACCCCACCAACCACAAACCAGCCTTGTGGCCCCCTGGTGGGCCGCCCACGAGCACGGGGCACCATGTGGACACTCGCTGTGATTCTCCTCCTTCACCTGCTGCTGCACGGACATGTTTTATAAATAAGCACATTAAATAGTCATATGTCAGCATCTGCACCCAAACGCAGACTGCTGACTTTTCCTACAGTCACAAGGACCAGCCAACTATTATGCAACAATTTTATGATTATCTCGTTAATTTGTATTCTTTGTTATGGTTTTAGAGGAGAATGCAAGAATGTGTTATTtgtgagatttatttatttatcaaccaTTCGCTCACAATCTCATTCCAATGAGATTCTatctaatttattaaaaagtagAGGATTTAAAAGTCAACCTTGTGGGAtgccacatttcattttatacaATAGCTCACTgataatcattcacttattcCTAAATTTCCCTCGTGAGGTTAATAGTCTCTCTCTCTACTCTGCAGGATGTACTACTgtatctatctacctacctacctacctacctaccactCGGCCCTCAGATAGCACTTGAGTTACACGTAATGAAACTTCTCCCTTCTGCGCTGTCTTGTCACCCCAACATAGGAATAAAAGCTCGACATTGAATATTCATAGTTTTTTCATCATGTCACGTGACAGACACTTTGCATAAAATGTGCATGAATGCGAGAATGTGTGGGTGGTGCTTAGTGACCACCACGTGACAAAGTCCATGTGCTCTCATTCTCCAAAAGTACAGTGGCAGATGTGGTCCAGGGGCTCGCTCAGTTAGCACTGTACTGATTTTCATTGCTTTGTTTTAGATTGATGGCGTCATAGTctctaattatgactttacagaCTTAGACAATCGGTCACGTCTAGTTGAGTCAGGCCATTATGACTCTGTGGCTGCATCTGTCGGGGAAGTTTCTCATTAATACTGTTAATTGAGATTAGACAGTCCAATATGATATATCGATTGACATTTTCGATGCATCACATACTTTGGGAAGGGACGGTTTCTTTCCCCAGAATGCACTTCGTAGGATTAAGAATATAGAGTTATATCCTGCGTGCAATTTAACAGTGTTTATTATTGCCGCTTACAGGGATGCGTAATAACGAGAGCGGTTTCTCCATCCTGCAGTTGACCAACTCCAGGTCCAGAGGCTAGATGCAGCCCACTACATCATTTTGTggctaaagcaaatcatgtcttcataaaatctgtaccaaaactGCAAATGATCTTAACTTTTCATTGATATATTgcaatgttatatatatttttttttaaatacatctgACAAACTATTTTCATTCGCATccgatttcaaaactatttcgCCATAAATTTGTTTGTGATGAGGCAATGAAACAATTTGATGGTTTGTCAGTATTAAAGCAGAACTCCAATGTGGCCCGCGGCAAaaacgagtttgacacccttgatgGTACTGTagaccactgcaaactacaaccactaATTACACTAATTGAGCATTAGTTTTGCAAAAGTATATTTATACTTGTATTTAGCTATAGCTCTTGTGTTGCATTGATATTACAAATCAGAGAAAATGAAAAGGAGAGAggcaaaacatggcttttaaaTGACTGCTTTATTCCTCAAAGCAGTGAAATATGAAAAAGCAAAATTATTGCAATAAAAacgttgaaaataaaaattccatgTTCTAATAGGTGTGTCTGCAGAGTGAGGAGACCACCAGCACAAGACATCTATTCAAGTTGAGTGTCTGGTATTACATAGGAATAAATACATCACAGGCAAGATGCGAAGGGTTGAAACTTTGAATCCGGACAGAAGGCGTGGGGCGCGGTGTCGTCACTCTGCAGCGCCTCCTTGTGGCAACAACGCTTAACGACAGCAGTAGATATCCGTGACGCTCGTCTTATCTGTCCGGTCTCATCATGCCCGGCCTGACTGGCATCATCATGGGTCGAGGGTGACGCATCATGTGAGGCGGTCCCGGCATCATCTGCATGGGCGCTCCCATGGGTGGCCGCATTCCTGCTCGTGGAGACGAAGGCAGGCGTAAGTGAGACTTCAAATCGTTTGAACGCCTGCTTAATTTTATGAAACTAAAGCTCGTACCGGGTCCGCCAGGCATCATTCCATGAGGCGGGGGCCCCATCATGGGCATCATGGGAGGACCGGCCATGGGCGGCGTGGGCAGCATACCTGGACGTGGAGGACCCCCTGTGTCAAACCGAGACATTTTAGTTTGACGTGTTTCTTGAGTGCCACTGGAGGGGACTCCATTAACTcaatcactgccagccttcccactTATCATGGCTATTTGACTGCTCAAGCCATCAATGCCACTCAATGAATTAAAGGGGCTGAAGAGGTTTTTACCTCAGCTCTACAGGTGGCGCCAGAGGTTACACtagtcattttattgtatttttttgtccacatggggtcaccatcctcacattGTACAAAGTAGCATCTTTGACTTTGAATGAGAGCAGCTTTGTTAAAGACGGGGACTGGCCTGCAACGTGTGCCTCCGCATAGGAGTGAGGAGTTGGCTGTTGTTAGCCCATCTGCGCGTTGCGCAGCAGCTCATGTACAAATGTATTACGCGGTTCTTTTATGACTCTTTGCTCAATGAAGCGATTGAAAGCGCACCGGTGGCTGGGGAGCATTACAATACGTTCTAACCAGCAGTAGTAGGAtatattcaattagctaacatcgaaatgacctggatgaatgagaatattcactgGAAACTTAAAAGGTAACTGAAACTAATGTTCACGGGCTGTACTTATTTGTGACATGTCTTCATTGGAGCGGTGGTGGCGGCGGTAGACTGCGAGTCCGCCCAAGTGCTGTCAACACGGCACAGCTAcaaacaaccaatgaaaacatgttttgttacATTGTGTTGCTCAGTTGGCTAGCAGGGCTGTCCacaaaatctgtattttttccATACTTTgtttgacagaagaaaaaaaccctTTCACGGTTACTTGGTTTGAATAAACCAagtgtgatgtgtcaaattgttCATTCCATGCTGACTTACCAGGAGGGGGGGCACCTGCAAATGGCGTGGGGGGGATTTTTCCttgctgaaaagcagcagctgttgaaaaagaaaaaaaaaatatattgatatGCAGCACCTCATGAAATATTTGTTACAAATTCCCTAAAACTCCAATTTTCTTACTGGTTTTATCGATCAAGCTCTGGGCCTGCTCCTCCATCCATTTCTGGTAGTAGTCCttgacattttctttgtgttttctccCGCTGCAGTGGGTTTTCCTCACCGACGGCTGAAGAATCAGAGCAAGGGGAAATGGATTGAACAGATGTACGCGTCATCGTTTGCGATGGGCACCGTGACGCCGTGCTTACCGAATCGTGTGTCAGGTAGGTGTCGCAGTAATCACAGTAAAACCTGTAGATCGAGATTACAAAGAAATAACATTCACTTTTATCACTGTTCACAGCAcatttgtgtatatttttcCTGATATACTAGTCTTACATCATACCCAATGTATACTGCTCAAaccctgttgttgttgttgttttaggcTACAATAATTGCCTTGAAAAAGCATTTACACACAGTGAAGATCATTTTGTGCCAATTCCTACATGTTGTGTTACTCTAACTGGCTACAAGtttgttcaattaaaataacGCAGCGTGATATAAATATGTTCCACAATGAGTATTTTTTGGTTcgatattctctctctctctctcaatcgTATGTACTTACGAAGGAAGGCGACGAGCGTCTGGTCCCGTCTAAATACAAATCTAGAATATACCAGTTATTCCCACCAGGTTTTAAATCTACTCATAACATCCACCTACTAACGAGATATTTATGGCTTAATAATAActgagcaataataataataatataatgtccAAAATAGTCTCAAAAATTCCCTTCGCAAAGAGTTTCGCTGCAGAAATTAGACGGAGCCGGAACAAAGCTTGCTGTGCCTTCAATAGAAACGCGGTCGATTCATACTGTCATATGCTAACTTCACATCCACTACTAATACATATACAGGTTTGTTTCATTGCTCGCAAGTTTCGGAGTAAATGTTTAGGGACCACAAACAAAGACTACATCGACTTACTTCGGCATGTTTCAAGGGAGACTGCGTCCGAAAGCGCCACTCCAGTGTTCCCAATAAAGGTTCCCACCAGAAATGTGTCTTGTCCACGAAATGTTCCGATTAGAAAGCCGCGGCAGGAACGTTATGTTTAACGCAAACGTTCCGACATACTGCTTGCATTTAGAGAATTAGcatgttttttaattacaaaaaaaataaatccatgaaagtgacaaattaaaaaatatatattttgcacAAGTAGGACGAATTTTTGAATCCATCCCCATACCAATTTCCGAAACAGTTTAAATGGAGGGAAATTAACATGATAAAATGGCTGTCCGTATGGATTTCGCTTTGAAGGGAGGTCCAAAATGATGGAAATTAGACCTGGTTGCTGGAGACTGCTGATTAACTCTTTCACACACTAAACAAACGACATAAATTGTAATGCCCCCCCCACACGTGTCAGGTGTTCCACTGCAAAAAGAACAACTTGCCACCTCGAGTGatgagccaatcgcaggaggGTTCCAAATAGCAACAGATGACGTCACGAGCCACGACGTGATTGGCGCAGGTGACGCACTGGGCTGTTGCAACGTCAAACTTCGTCCCCCTTGTCGTGCCATGCGCATTGACGCTTGTTGTTGTGGCGCTGGAGCAGCTTGTTATGGCTAGACGACGAGGCCCCGGACCCGactgagagagcgagagagaggctTCCCCGCCACCCCACCCTCCTCCCCTCCTCTCCCGGCCACCCTCATGGAGGGCACGGACATGGACGTGGACGCGGAGCTCATGCAGAAGTTCAGCTGCATGGGCACCACGGACAAGGACGTCCTCATCACGGAGTTCCAGAGGCTGCTGGGCTTCCAACTCAACCCCGCCGGCTGCGCCTTCTTCCTGGACATGACCAACTGGTGAGTCCGGGGAGGAggagtaggaggaggaggagaagggccCCCCTGCCGCGGGTGTGTTGTGTTGTCACGGGACGACGGCGAGTTAGCCGCATAAATTAGCCGCTTGGCTCACGTCGACATGCTAATAAAATGGAGTCGAGACACAGCGCTGAGTTAGTTTCGGTTTATTTCACGGCTCGTACGCTGAAAATGACCCGCAGGCGACGTAAAAGAAGCACACTGAGCACGTTAAACGGACTTTTAAAGGTTGACGCTCGCCGAGTGGGTTAATTAAAACCCTGCGAGCCGTCGTCCGCTTGAGCTAGCCCGCGCTCAGGCTACCACTCGCTTGACGTTACGTCAGACACGTAATGTACGTGCGGTGACGTCATCGGTCGTGACTGATGCGAGGgcggaaataaaacaaaaatccagcAAACATTCCCTTTACATTTCGTGTCACAAATAAAGTCAAACAATGTGTACCTAATATATACCTATGTAACACGTATATCTCCACATTTCTTCACATCGATAACAAATGTAACTTCTGCAAAACAACCTGGAAGTGTaactcatttgttttatttacttgaaAACTACATAAAACTGAAGGGAAGAACATTATCTTCACATCCATAAGTGTAAATTTCAAGTCACTTCcactgttagtttttttttattgaagtagattattattttagatcCCTCAAAttggtcaaaaacaaaaaaaaatggagggtttaGTGTACATTTATTCAGAGGTTTTCAAACAATAAATGTCACAGAAATGTAATTGAAATAAGGGTTTCAAGacggttaggttttcaaattagggttttcagtcagggtttcaaatgattTGTTATCTATTAAATTCATTATAAATCACCTGAGACTCTGCtgtaattagggtttgaagcctcggttaggttttaaaattagggtttcaagccagggttagcgtttcaaagtgtggttttaaaacaggattagggtttgaaagtagggtttttTGATAGGGTTAACAAATGAGGATGGCAAGTCtggattagggtttaaaattagggtttcaaaggttTACTACCTTTCAAATCTAACAGTGAAGCATCAAATCCCTGCTAGCGTTAGCATCATCCTCACATCTtccatctccccccccccaccaggaACCTTCAGGCTGCCATCGGCGCTTATTACGACTTTGAGAGTCCCAGCATCAACACGCCGTCCATGTCGTTCGTGGAAGACGTGACGATCGGCGAGGGCGAGTCGGTGCCGCCCGACACGCCCTTCACGAAGACCTGGAGGATACAGAACTCGGGTACGCCTCGCCGTGGTCATGCTCGCGTGGCAAGCTGAGTCGTTTTTCACCGTGACCTCGCATCTACTTCCGGGCGGCCAAATACGTtcgtaaacatccatccatc
Encoded here:
- the snrpc gene encoding U1 small nuclear ribonucleoprotein C, with translation MPKFYCDYCDTYLTHDSPSVRKTHCSGRKHKENVKDYYQKWMEEQAQSLIDKTTAAFQQGKIPPTPFAGAPPPGGPPRPGMLPTPPMAGPPMMPMMGPPPHGMMPGGPGMRPPMGAPMQMMPGPPHMMRHPRPMMMPVRPGMMRPDR